A region from the Mauremys reevesii isolate NIE-2019 unplaced genomic scaffold, ASM1616193v1 Contig6, whole genome shotgun sequence genome encodes:
- the LOC120394449 gene encoding C-type lectin domain family 2 member D-like yields MEPVDIGSQVPLRRGYRIGGSGHQRSGWWPEPPCNCKRRTVTLTVALAIVFLGLIIAVIVLAVLPSRRPPAALGPCCPDGWVGYQGKCYYFSEAEENWNNSQSNCSSLGASLAAIDTLQDLDFLLRYKDKPDHWIGLRRDPGQPWKWVNGTEFNHLFLITADGDCVYLNDENWVSSSQCTSERHWICSKPDAFTKAKEAAVEGGS; encoded by the exons ATGGAGCCTGTGGACATTGGCAGCCAAGTGCCACTGCGGCGAGGGTACCGTATTGGTGGCAGTGGACACCAGAGGAGTGGATGGTGGCCAG AACCTCCTTGTAACTGCAAGAGACGCACTGTCACCCTCACAGTCGCCCTCGCAATCGTGTTCTTAGGTCTCATCATCGCTGTTATTGTCCTGGCAG TGTTGCCATCTAGGCGtcctccagctgccctgggcccctgctgcCCGGACGGCTGGGTCGGATACCAAGGGAAATGCTACTATTTCTCCGAGGCCGAAGAGAACTGGAACAACAGCCAGAGCAACTGCTCCTCTCTTGGTGCCTCCCTGGCTGCGATCGACACCCTGCAGGACCTG GATTTCCTGCTGCGCTATAAAGACAAACCCGACCACTGGATCGGCCTCCGGAGGGACCCGGGGCAGCCCTGGAAATGGGTCAATGGCACCGAATTCAACCACCT GTTTCTGATAACAGCAGATGGTGACTGCGTGTATCTGAATGACGAGAATTGGGTCAGCAGCTCACAGTGCACCAGTGAGAGACACTGGATCTGCAGCAAACCTGATGCGTTTACAAAGGCAAAGGAGGCAGCAGTGGAAGGGGGCTCATAA